Genomic window (Zingiber officinale cultivar Zhangliang chromosome 2B, Zo_v1.1, whole genome shotgun sequence):
TGATTGGTGTGCATCTAGGCCACTATATTCTCTTTGGAAATCATTCATCTTTAAAGGCTAGAAACATTCAAGCTACAAGAGCTACTGTTTGGATCGTTTGTGTtttgttttggtaaatattaacCAAGTTATCTACTGTACTTCAGTCAATTGCTCACATTTTAAGCTCTTTGGTTCTGCATGCCAATCTCATGCCTTGTTTATCAATTTGAATAGGTTTTTAACTATCATTCTTGACAAGTATGTGGAAAGAGTTTCTCGGCGGATGGTAAACATTGTTTCTTCATATTACAAAAGTGCTGCTTTCTACAGACATAAGTTGGATGTTAGTGTGTTTAAAGTTTCCAGGTTGATCCACACCAAAATATGGCTGGATTAGAAAATTTTCACTAATTGAACTGGAGCAAACTAGCTCATGTTCTCCATTTAACCAGATGAACCGACCGGTCTGATTTGGAAAAAGTGATGTTTGTTCAATGTTTAGTTCTAGACCGAAGTACAAATATTGAGTTTGCTTCCTCCACACCTTATACCAATACGTATAGCTACATAATGCATCTTAAGTTTTGCTGGTGTATTTTTTTTGTAGTTTTATCATTTGTATGCCAAGTGATTCACAAAGCTTCTTTTATGCAGTGCAACCTAGCATATGTTACGCAGGTCATAGCTCAGAATTTTCAGGTACTAGTTTCACTTTCCACTTTGTTAAGGACTTTCCATCATCTGAGATGTTTgaagtaatttattagttaatcaTTCTGCAAACAGTTAGAATAGAGCACCAATTCTCTGGTACCATCTGATAAAAAGCAAATCATTATGAGAAAATAAGAGAACTTTTAAGGAGACAGAAAACCACATTCTCAGTATGTGGTTGATATGCAGCAAATCTTGCAGCTTCCTATCAAGTTTTGTAGTAACTGAGGCCACAGTCTAAAATGTTCTTCTATGCTACAATTTCAATCTCCAAGTGAAATGTTATGTTTTTGGTACCATACTTTACTGATTTGCAGCTCTTCAAAGTGCACTGAGATTAAATCAGCCACGACCAACTGATTTGTTTATGTCTAACTATAAATCTAATATCCAATAGAAATTCaattgaattaaaataaaatataacaaataTATTTCAACTAATTATTATACCTTACTATCCAAAATGAGTGTTGTGCTTCGATTAAGTGTATTGATTCATAGCATAATAGTGAAATGAACCTTATAATTATCTAAGGATCAAACTAAATAATTCTCCATGGACATTTGGTATTGAGTTAGTTTTTCCATGTgttcataatttcataaatatttatGGGTTAACCACTAATAGTTGGATTGGAAATAGTACAATTGGAATTGGAATAGATACAAGTACGTGACATGAATGTATCTCTATTTCTCCTACTTCAGTACTACTCTTTATTGCTGTAGTGTTCCGATCAAcgtttctcctcttcttctctcctctccttttgtaGACTTTATCTCCCCCTCGTGAGTAGAATTGAATTGAATGATGAGCCACTGACACAACTCTATCTATTTCAGTTGGCTCTGTAGGGTACCATCTGACACAACTCTCTCAGTCATAGCCACTGACATTGTGAAAGCACTAGCAATATAATTACATTCATCCATGCCGACACAATTCTGTATTACCTAAAACCATAAGGCTATAAATCATTTTGTTGTCAGCAGGGTTGGTGTTACTCGTGCACTTTTGTGATGGATGCTATGTTATTAGCTGGGCCTTAAAAGATaaatcttttttcttttttcccagGTCCTATCAATTCTCACACTATCAGACTTCATTCCCTACGAAAAGTCTTTAGCCATTGAAGAAGCATTTAACCAAAATCTTCTGGGTTCATTTCTTATGGTTAGTCATTTGTTATTCATTTTTTTCTTAACCTCAGTTGACATAGTATTCAAATGGCCTTCGTTCTCTTGGCAGGCAAATGTCCTCACTGGTCTAGTAAACTTGTCCATGGATACCCTATCAGCTTCCCCTGTAACATCATTTACTGTCTTATTGGGTTACTCTTTTCTTCTATCTTTTGTTACTTCAATTCTCTGGTTCTGTggcatcaaaattaaattttggtagATGTTTTGTGTAAATATGTTGAAGCATAATAAACCAATGGCTGAACATTTTCTTGTCTGCTGTATTGACTTCTGGAAGTTGAACAATTAAATGACTTGGCGTGTTGTTAAATTGTTCAATGCCATTTATCTTGATTTCAGATTGAGCACTGCATGTTAGTTCTCATACTtgatttttagtaaaaaaaaggAGACTATTCTTATATCTAAATTGTTCAAATGGCTGCTTCTATTTTGATTATTATCAAAGAGGTGGTTCATCACCTCTAATATGCCCATTAAACGTCTTTTAAGTACTGGTTAGATTTATATTATTTTCTTTGAGGTTGGATAGTTAAAAATATAATCATATTTTGTCAAAATATTGTATTGTACATCCATACAGAGCTTGAGGCAGTGATCGCATGATACGTGGTGAGTGCTTTTCTTTAGTTTGGAATAAACAATGCCCTTTAGCCATTTATGAACATTGGCTCATTTACATGCAGACGGCTGAGATGATACAGGAAAATTTATGGCCCAATCCACTGAAGCACTTCAACAATGTGTGATGCTTTCTATTTGTCTTATTTCACATTATGTCATATGCTTCTAGGATAGGTTTTAAATGGCAATGCTTGCCGACTACTAAAGCACCAGTATACTGTGACTGTGATTCATATTTTTCAGTGTTATTTGTTATATCAATAGTAAAAAATGTCAACAAACTGCTTCTGAATTATATGTTCTAATATCATTATATCAacatgtttgtaatttttttttttactttcttttctcATCAAGACTACATAAAAATTGATGAGGAGGAGGTACATCGGTGAACTAATGATTAGCAGGTTTGATTATTTCTGCATCACGGGAGTAGAGACCTTTCTTGAACAGGACCATAGTTTCTCAATTCCTGGGTTGTTTCAACTTTGTTGGTTTTTAAGGAAACGTCAAGAAAGAGCTATTTCTATTCCTCATGTGATAACTTGATTATATATCAGATAAATCCATATTATACTGGCATGCaacttggacatattaacttctAAAATGTCTTGTTCCAGTCAAATTTTGCTGGCAAAGACTTAAAAAACTTTAGATGATACATGCTGGTTATATTGCCAATAGAATATGGACATTAGAAAGTTCACATTTATAGCAAGTTTTTTTGGCATGCAATTGTATTTGGCTCAAAGCAATTCGATCTCTATCTTGCATCATTAAAAAGTAATCACTGTTCAAATCCTGGAATTAGGAAAAAGGGTTATTACACTGTCCATATTTCTAAAGACCTCATATATAAACTGTGTAATTTGACTAAGGTATTACTTCATCTATCTTATGTAAGATCCTGCTTCTTTACTCCCACTTGACTTTGATTTATTTGCCAGAAAGGAGTCAGACCTTGTTGATGAAGATGGCAAAGGCTACGGAGTGCAACTTTGCATGAACGGCATTATCAACTGTGGTTGAACAAGAACAACCCTTTTAGCCTGCCTCGGAGTAATATTAGGTCACTGCAGATGCATGGTCAGTTTCTTTCGTTCCTCTGTCAAGCATTTGAGGCAAGAATTTCATCCGTGTCACACCTTTAATCTTAATGTAAGTTTATGTCTTAAAACATTTCTTCCTAGTTCATATGTGCaccaaaaattgaataaataatatcattttgaaCATTGTTAAATTGTAGATTTTGCATTTGCTTTAACTATTATTTCTTAACTGCCAAAATAAAGCTTTCAAAAAGTCCCTCTCTCTATTATTACTTAAGTTACATCAGTATAGTATACATACATTATGAGGTTGGGTCTATATTATAGAGAATGTTTGTATCGaagtttaaaaatattactttacTTCTCGTTCCTTCACTGTTAACTTGCCGACAGATGATAACACACACGACATAATACCGAGTAAACAAATTGTGGAGAAATAAAGTGGCCACTCATAGTTTCACTGCATAGGACACTTACTGTTAATACATTTGCCCCCCATTTAATCTGCACTGTCTAGAGCAGTAGTGTCTTGTCTTTGAGTACTTGTATTTGGGACCATCTGTGCACTTATGCTTGTTCTAAAATATTACCACATGAGTTTGAATCCTCATTTTTTTTAGCAGTTGATCATGTGTTTATTCAGAAACaaaaccaaaaacaaaaaaaatgtttGCCCGTCAAGATCTCGATTAGTTAAACTGCAATTTGCTGTTTAGCATAGAGAGGAATCATTGGATCCTCCTCAGGCCAAAGTGATTAAATAAACAGTGAGTCCTCATGGCTTCTCTGACCTCCATGTGCCTAAATATTTTTCAGTAGATTTCACTGCTGCAACTCCTTTGTGTCCAAGaattatatctttttttttttatcactcTCTCGAAATATATGATGATGGTTAACCTCGTAAATTTCTCACAGGTAAGAGCGTTTCGACGCCTAAAAGATGTTGTTGGAGGTGCATCTTCTCATACAAGGTGTTGAGAGAAGAGTTGTCATCTCTTATACAAGGTGTTAATATCCACTTGTTCAATTTTTCATATACTTTTGTGTTGATATTGTATGTACTTGATTATCTTCGTGTACGTAGGCTTATGTCAAACAACATACAAATATGTAATTTGAGACGATATATTTTGTGTAGTTCGAGTTATTTTGTAACATAACATATGTTAATGAGTTGGCCCCACTTTGCAGACAAATCAAGAGTGGCACAGCATGGCGTATCCCCGGATGCGATTCTCTTCTATTCCGACATCACTATGCATTTAAACTGCATCTCCCTTTTTTAGCTTCCTTGGTAAGTTCTCCTCTCTATAAATCCACAGCTTGCATAGCCTCTGAGTTGATCATCCAAGAAAAGTTCATTTCATTCGACTCATAATAGTCGGTTTTGTTCATCATGTCGAGCAGGAGGTCTCAGCCGATGCCGAGTAGGAGCATCACCGACCAACAATTTGATGATCTCGTGTCGAAATTGCAGTCTGTCCTACCTGAAGCGCGTCTCCGAAGGAATGGCAAGGTAAAGTTTGATATGCACTTTTGGTTAGTAGTGAAACAGTTGGGCAGAATTTTGAACTTTTGGGGGTTGTAGGTTTTGACCGCGAAGGCATTGCAAGAGACATGCTACTACATAAGAAGCTTACACCGCGAGGTCGACGACTTGAGTGAGAGGCTATCGGAGTTGCTCATGACAACCGATATAAGTGCGGCCCAAGCCACCATCATTAGGAGCTTAATTATGTGAATGGTTCGCCTAATTACAAGTTGGAAGTGGAATTAAATAAGTAACTTTAGTTTTCTCGCTAGATTTATGATAATGTACTATCAGACTCTAGTTCAAAGAAAAAATTGCTAGCCCTCTCTCGGGCACAATGCAGTGGTAGGAGGCACGGTGGCTAATTCATGCAATGAGAGTTCAATTGTTTCTTAGGACATATCAAATTTCCGCGGTACTCAAATATAGATTTGTTATATTAATGGTCCTTCTAGCATCGGTCTCATAAATATGGAGGGAGATATATGCAGGTATATAGACGTTAGACGTATGGTAGGGTATATCTCAGATCGTCAGTTTTTAAGAATCGATCCATGATCATTACGTCAGAGATGTTATGCGTCCAGCGTATTACGTCCTGGGGATAATTCTCGCGGTACTCAAACTTTTAATGATGATGTTACACCATCATTTTAGGATTTACCTGTGCTTCTAGATTTATTTGGTTGGCGAATAGTGGAGAAGATTTGGATACTTgaattaagaagaaaaaaaatactacCCTAAGTATTCATTATTTTGTAGAAAAAAATTAGTAATTGAAtctacaattttttattttttattttctaaaaagtaGAGCAAAATGCAATTTCTTAAACATGATTAATTTCCCCTTAATTACATCAGCAGACACGCAGCGCCCGCGAAAACGTGGCCCCCTCGCGTTGCTTACTGCTCACCGGTTTTAACGCGTTTCCTTATTTCGTCGTTACTGGTTGTGTAGTTTGATGGTGGGTCACCGCCCACCGCAAAGCTTCCGATCTCTTCTTACCCTTCCTCTTCGTTAGGCTTGAACGGCGGCTGGGATGGCTCGGCTCAGCTCAGCCAAGCCCAGCCGGCCTCCAAAGCGCCGCCACGTAATTCAAATTGCCGTCCCGGAGCCAGAGCCGAGCCATCAGCCACATTGATCCTTATTCCATAGATATCTAATTGTTTAAGTTTTAACAGCTAATTAATAACTATAATCCCGCGTCACGAGCTGTATATAAATAACAAGAGCAGGCGGCGAAGAACACAACCGcagtaaggaaaaaaaaaatcgatttttttttttttgactttcaTTTCGATCCGATCGCTCCAATCCGATGCATTCCTCTCTCGATCGGAGGTCCGACGGCTGCACCTCCGTCGGCTGCTTCGTCTTCCTCCGGCGGCCGTCCTCCCGCTCTCGCTTCGGCTACCGCCCGCTCCCACGGGCGGCGGGGTTCTCCGACGGCGAGGAGTCCGGGTCGGCGGTGCGGGTGGTGGTGGGGAAGGAGCGACGAGTCTTCTTGGTGGAGCCCTTCGTCCTCGAGACGGACCCTCTCAGGGTTCTGATGGCGACGGCGGCGAGGGAGGGGCCGCGGCGGAAAGGCGCCGTCTTTGTCGACGTCGACCACATCCTCTTCGAGCATCTGGTCTGGTTGGTGCACAACGAGtactcctccgccgccgccgccaccgccgccgccTCGTCGGCTTTGATTCAGCTCAACTTGAAGGAAATCATTGAGTTCTACTCGCAGGAGAATTGAGGCGACTCGAtgttgttatttattttattgtgtgAATTATCAGAATTAATGATTAAGatgaaaatataagtttaattttgaaaattacccaaatcacgtcctTGATTTTGCTGTAATAGTATTCATTTTTATTGACCACTTCACGTATTCTTTTGCATTCTCTTTGAATTAGAGATGGACTGAATTGATCCAAAGTTAATTGAGTCTgttaaaaatattatagaagaGATCTGAGTTCATTTTTAGTATGTTACTATCTTGTCAAATACGAAATGAAATAGGAATGTAATatgtttaaaatataaatttattagatAGACATTGAGATAAAAATTAAGTTGTTCGAAGTTGATTTAGACCAAATATATGAATTGATTCTATAAATTTAAAATGACTTAGGCAGGATTTTTTTTCCTCTTATCTCTCTACGTATGCAGCTGCACCGCCACTTTCACCGCCTCACGATGCTTATTTTTCCACTCTTTTgccgcctttcttcttcttcttttcttttcttctctctatTTTTCTCAAGTGCAACTTCTACTCTGTTCTTCTTGGACGACAACAGCAACTttgctattttttttcttcttctagccACCAAACTGCATCCTTTCCCCTCTCCAACTCTTCTCTTCTCAGCCTAAGCTGCCCTCTCCTCCTTTCTCTCAAATAGTAGTTGCTGTTGTACGTCCTCTCTCAACAACAAAAGCAACACCTTGCTTTCAACAGTAGTAGCAGCCATCTTTCGGTTGGTCGGTCAACAACTCAACAAAAAGTTTCTTCCAAGTTTCCTTCAACCCTTAAGCAACAATTTGTCCTTGTCATTGTGTTTAGCAAGAGCAAGAACAATAGTATTCTTCTCTTCTTCCGGTTATTTTTTTTCCCAATCCATAACAGTCAGCTATaattcttctcttctttgttttctttGGTGAGCAAAGCAACATGATCCGTTGAACACTGTCAAAGTTGACCGAGGCCCCTCTCATTTTCCGCTTGGTTGTATTTATTTGCATTAGGGAATTGATCGATTAGTTTTTCTTTCTCTTGACATTGCAAACAAGGCTGGGCTATAGCTCAGGACAACCCTTGAGTGGCTCCGTCCCTAAATACACCCTTATTTTACTGTtcatttcgaaaaattccctaatcattttattttatttttctaaaaaaaacttaatctCCTTCTTCGTGTAAGCTGAAGAGTTCACTTCCGGGGCATGCCTATGTCTTGCTCTTCTGTGTGTCGAGCTTCGTCTCAGAGTCTGTGATCGTCGCACAAGGTAGGGCCTCCTTCGTCGGGGCTGCCAAGTGACCAAGAAGCTCTTTCGTACCACTGGAAAGCTGCATGGATCGCTGGCACCATCTTTCTCATCCTCATAGTTTCCCTTGTCATCAATATAGACTATGAGTAGTAGCTAAACGAGTTGGAGATGCAGTAGTCACCCCTCCTCGACGCTCCCACCACCCCGACACTCCTCTACACCACCGCCACACCATCCAAGTGAGACAAGGAATGAGATAGTTGTGGTCTAATCCCATTCTTAGATAGGTGGTAGTATTAATTTCTGCTTAAGGTTATTAAACTTGATGAGTTAAAAATACTTAAGTGTTCTTGTCTAATTGAATCTTAGATTTCATGATGATTGTGAAGGGTTATCCAATTTTAGTTATTTTTTGGTCATTCCTTTTATTGAGGGTAGAAAAAGTTTTCAAGAATCAAGACAGATGAACCTCTATCAATGATCAATCATGGACGATGATTTCTTAACAACTTTTAGTATTGTTATGCATCCTGTATTAGAAACAAATACTACTTAAATTGTAGCAAGATATATATTGTGCTTCTTTTTCATTTTACGTCTTTTGATGATGAAAGATAGgtgattaatatatatatatatatatatatatatatatatatatatatatatatatatatatatctatatatatatatatatatatatatatatataaaagtcatCACACCCTTCTAATTGttgtatattgaaaaaaaaatacaagaaggGTATTATCTAGTATCACAATTCTAATTACTTAAGATTCATCGATGACTACTTTTAGCTATTACAACTCACATCTTCAACTAGTTTGTTTTTCTCTTATTTTGTATCATATTGCAGATGAAATTATCTTGATTTGTAAttgttcctgtcgggaagctgagaagatgaACCTGctggtgtgacgtgtctggaaggttgaccgcatccccatgacccggctgATGAGATGTCtcctatgttgaccaagtcgtccgatgtcttctggtcaacaacacctacaaccagcgaccgggttgccccgatccctggtacctcggtgctcgaggtggGTCTCGTGAACATATGAGCATCCACATAATAACAAGACAATAAAATAAGTACAAAATGAATACGGCGacataccctggccccggggggcaccctcggatggatggatgagctgatTGCGGCGCTGATCGAGTCGTTGCGGTCGTGAGGAGTAGATAGACGCCCACCGGATGAGTAACTGACTCCTACGGCTCCAAGCCGGACGCGACATGGATCTATCAGACGACGGGCGATCTAATCACAGCATCGGCTCACAGGCCGGAATATGGGCACGAAGGCCGGAGTACAATAGTGACTCACAGGCCAGTACACGACACGTAGGCCGGATAACACTAGTAACGCACAAATATAATAACGGTGCAGATAACGGAGTACAACAGCCCGACGGACGGAACTACCTCGGCTTACCGGCCAAACACCCTCTAGGCTCGACGACTGGCATAGACAAACAGTACGAGCGGCATCAACCGCGGGTGGGGGTTGACCGTTGCCGGCGGCAACTGCCCACTGCCGGAGGTAACGACAGTGACTACAAGAGGCGGAGGCGACGCCCACTGGGGGCGGCAGCACTAGCTGGAGGGGACATCAGCGAACCCTAGGGGTGATGTCACTGGATGGCGACGAAGCCCGCTGGTCGTAGTGTGTGGGGGCGGCTGCGGCACGTGGAAGCGTCGGTGGTAGAATCTGCACCCGTTGGAGGCGACAGTAGCAGCGGGAAACATTGGCAGCCACTGGAGGAAACTTTGGTGCCCGCCGGAGGCAGCTGTGCCTGCCGAATGCGGGGTCGGCGACGTCTGCTGGCTACTGCGTCCGCTGGAAGTGGTCGTAGCATGTGGAGGTGGTGGCAAGAGGCCCGCTGGCGGCGGAGGCTCGCTGGCCAGGGGCTGCGGCGTGCTCCCCTCGGCGGCGAGGGCGCGTGGAGAGGAGGGAGGAAGAGGTGGTTCGTCGGCCACCATCCTCGGAGGCGGCGGCCATAGATGAAGAAGAACCAATTGCTCCTCttcatggtggtggtggccatcGCTGCTCCCACAGGTGACGGCGGAAAAGCACGAATGAAGCCCCCCTTCTAGACATGAAGAACAGTGTCCACTATAACTCCAAGCCCTAATCATCAAAAGACCAAAACACCCCTCCCTTATTCCCTAATCACTCCACATACCCTTGCTTACATCCGGATCAGTAATATTTGTTTGTTTGAACTGAGATAATGTGCTTTGACCTATAGCTTTGATATAATCAATTTAGAATTTACAATGATTTTTTAGGGGCAGAtgacttttattatttattttatgattctatcAAGGTTTCCTGAAAATTATAAATGATCTCTTAACTGATTTATTCTAACAGGATAGTTTTAAGTTGGCCTAACCTTTTCATATAATGATTGATTTGCTGGACTTTTTATTGTCACTTTGATCTGATATTTTGGTGCcagaactgttggtgcaattagcaccaatggtcaaactcaggttttgatgaatgacaaatagattaaagttagatattatGTTTATCTAATTTgtctaccaagtgtgtaggatgtGAACTTGATGGGTCTATAGGACCGAAACACCAGgttgaagtccagctaggttgatagctgacatgaagtccagattGATTGAGATTTGATAGATCTAGATTGGTTGAGATTtggtaggaagtcctagtaggtcatgggacctgacatcaaggaagtctacgattggtaagtggaggtaagatACTAtaagagagatccagtgaggacgcattcctggttgagggaacagtaggcatcagtccgacctagagtttcagcgaaattcaAAGTCAGGACCGAATAGTCCGGaaactatcaaatatcaattttccTTGCATATTATTGTTTGTTATGCTAACCTTGTGATACAAGAAAACAAGTTGCTAAAACAAGAGGCTCCAGTCCGAGCGCTCGAAGGTCTAGGCTCCCGGagttggtccaagcgcccgggatGGGGTCGAACAAGGCAAGACCAATGGAGCTAAAGTAGCGCACACATATTGGCTGCCACACGTCATAGTCTAGATGCCCGGaccggtctgggcgcccggagaaGGATAAATTTTCAGAGATGAAGTTTAGCCGAGGAGCTGCCACATCGGCAACCTAGGCGCTCGAGGGTGGTCCGGAAGCCCAGAGGAGGATAAATTAGCGACATACTAAGCCATGTTGGAAGGGCCCGGGggtggtccaggcacccagagttGACGTATAAAAAGGCCTTCGGCTAGAAGCTTCAATATAACATTCGCTCCAACTTTCGCTCTTGCACTCTGCTCCGAAAAGGCCTTTATGACAATGAAAAGCTACTCTGACAACTAGCAatcaagttttcttttccttttattgtcggtattcttttattatttttgcatttGTACTTAACTTTTGTAATCTTTACGTACTTATAGTAATTGCCTAATGAaagtgttagtaccccaaggtaattttgatgtgatcaactaagtcaagttggTCCTATTGatttttaacccctgtgtctaagtgtgcaagaacttaggagcacaggaagtcgagcgaaagacgcagctagcgagaaggacagcatgggagagagtcgatgggctcggtgcgcccgagggacgagatgctgcgaaagagtaccctGGCGGACgaggaggcgcgcgacgttttcCGAGaaatgagaagccagagcggaaaacTGCTTAAAggtcagaaaatgggttcgggtgagccctattctggatggttgaaatcacccaagcaaacggagccagagtggaagacccagacccAACCGAGAGAAGCTGGAGCAAGAACCCGGGCCAAACAAGTTAACATAAGGTTAAATTTggtttgggcgc
Coding sequences:
- the LOC122045771 gene encoding transcription factor ILI6-like, giving the protein MSSRRSQPMPSRSITDQQFDDLVSKLQSVLPEARLRRNGKVLTAKALQETCYYIRSLHREVDDLSERLSELLMTTDISAAQATIIRSLIM
- the LOC122049163 gene encoding uncharacterized protein LOC122049163, translated to MHSSLDRRSDGCTSVGCFVFLRRPSSRSRFGYRPLPRAAGFSDGEESGSAVRVVVGKERRVFLVEPFVLETDPLRVLMATAAREGPRRKGAVFVDVDHILFEHLVWLVHNEYSSAAAATAAASSALIQLNLKEIIEFYSQEN